The following is a genomic window from Streptomyces lincolnensis.
CCGCCCGGGGCCAGGGCATGCGCGGCCACCAGGTCCTGTTCCAGGTCGAGCTGCCCCTCGCCCTCCCCCTGATCATGACGGGTCTGCGCCTGGCGCTGATCCAGGTCGTCGCCACGGCGACCATCGCGGCCTACGTCTCCTTCGGCGGCCTCGGCCGCTACGTCTTCGACGGCCTCGCCCAGCGCGATCTCGTCCAGGTGCTCGGCGGCGCGGTGCTGGTGGCCGCGGTCGCCGTCGTCCTCGACCTGGGCCTCTCCGGCCTCCAGCGCTTCCTCTTCCGCCACCGCACCGCCTAGGGAACCCGCACATGAACCGACGCACTCTGCTCGGTGGCCTCTTCGCCGTGGCCTCCGTCCCCGCCCTCTCCGCCTGCGCCGGCGGCATCACCTCCCTCGAAGGCCAGGGATCCTCGTCCGGAGGCGGCGGCTCCAGCAAGGACGGAGTCACCATCGGCACCGCCAACTTCACCGAGAACCAGGTACTGGGCTATCTCTACGCCGCCGTACTGGAGAAGGCCGGCGTGAAGACCACCGTCCGCCCCAACCTCGGCACCCGCGAGATCCTCATCCCCGCTCTCAAGGGCGGCGACATCGACCTCCTCCCCGAGTACCAGGGCGCCCTGCTGCACTACCTGGACCCCAAGGCGACGGCGACCGAGGAGGGCGAGATGCAGAACGCCCTCGCCGTCGCGCTCCCGGCCGGCCTCCAGATCCTGCCGTACGGCATGGCCGAGGACTCGGACGCCTTCGTCGTCACCAAGGAGACGGCCGCCCGCTACGGTCTGACCTCCCTCGCCGACCTGAAGAAGCAGAACGGCAAGCTGGTCATCGGCGCCGCGCCCGAGGTGAAGAAGCGTCAGGTCGGCGTGGTCGGCCTCAAGGACGTCTACGGCGTGGAGTTCAAGGAGTTCAAGTCCCTCGACTCCTCGGGCCCGCTGGTCAAGGGCGCCCTGAAGAAGGGCGACGTCGACGTGGCGAACCTCTTCACCACCGACACCGACATCCAGGCCAACGACTGGGTCGTCCTGACCGACCCGAAGAACCTCATCCCCGGCCAGCACGTCGTCCCCCTCATAGCCGACCGCAAGGCCGACTCCACCGTCCGCAAGGCCCTCGCCCGCCTCGGCAACGTCCTCACCACGGCCCAGCTCACCGAGCTCAACCGCCAGGTCGACAAGGACAAGAAGGACCCGGAGGACGTGGCGAACGCGTACGCGAAACAACACGGCCTGGCGTGAACGGCTCCTGACACGGCCACACGGCCACGTGACCGCCCGGAACACGGGGGCTATCCCCAGTGCCGCCGGCGGCGTGGCTGCCTACCGTGGGGCCCATGAGCGGAATGGACGCGCGGGACACCGAGCTGAAGAAGGAACTCGACGCCACCTTGCAGGCACGCAGGGAGCTGGGCGAGGAGTACGAGTCCGCGCTGGTCGACTCCTTCCTGGAGAAGGTCGACCAGCGTATCGACGGCGCCGTGGAGCGCCGGATGCGGCGGCACACGGCCGAGCAGCAGATGGTGGCGGCCCGGGGCTCGCGGTCGCCGCAGCCCACCGATTCCTGGGGTGACCGCTTCGGCTTCGGGATCGTCTCGCTGGTGCTGGCGATCCCGCTGTCCGCGATCGGCGGCGGTGTGGCCGACCTGCCGGGCCTCCTCGCCGCCTGGGCGGGCATCGTCGGCGTGAACGCCTTCCAGGCGGTCCGCACCAACCCGGGGCTCTTCCGCGGACGCGACAGCCGTAAGTCCTCCCAGGACAGTGACTGGGAGGAATGAGCCGAGCCGTAGAAAGCCGGGGAGCTTTCGCGGGGACCGCCGCACCCCCGTGTGACGGAGGGCGGGACGACGGCGGTCCCCGCGAGGGACGCGGGCCGGGTCAGGGCCAGGCTTGCGCGTCCAAGGCGTCTGTGGAGGTCCGGGAGCCGCTCCGGAGGTCCGTGACGCCGTTCTGTTGCCGCCGGGGCGGGGAGCCGCTCCCGCCCTGCCGACACCCACTAATGTGCCGGACCCGTGTTAAGCGGGTGCTGCGTGGACGTGACGCGCTCGTACCACTTCTGCGAAGTCGACGATTTCGGTAGGTAATCGCAAGTCCGCCGCGTACACCGGCCGTTCACCGGAGGTTTCCCGGCGAACCTGGGAGCCGGGCAGGAAATCGCCACCCGCCCGGCCACGGGGGCTACTTGGTGCCCGTGGCGCCCTTGGCGAGGAAGGCGAGCAGGTCCTGCCGGCTGATGACGCCGGTGGGCTTGCCCTCGACGAGGACGATCGCCGCGTCGGCCGCACCCAGCACCGACATCAGGTCGCCGACCGGCTCACCGGAGCCGACCTGGGGCAGTGGCGGCGACATGTGCTTCTCCAGAGGGTCCTCCAGCGAGGCCTGCTGGGCGAACAGCGCGTTGAGCAGCTCGCGCTCCACGACCGACCCGACGACCTCGGCCGCCATCACGTCCGGGTGACCGGCGCCCGGCTTGACGATCGGCATCTGCGAGACGCCGTACTCGCGCAGCACCTCGATGGCCTCGCCGACGGTCTCGTCCGGGTGCATGTGCACGAGGGACGGGATGGCGCCGTGCACCTTGTCGTTGAGGACGTCAGCGACGCGGGCGCTGGGACCCTCGTCCTCCAGGAAGCCGTAGTCGGCCATCCACTCGTCGTTGAAGATCTTGCTGAGGTAGCCGCGGCCGCTGTCGGGCAGCAGGACGACCACGACGTCGTCCTCACCCAGCCGCGAGGCGACCTCCAGCGCCGCCACGACGGCCATTCCGCAGGAGCCGCCGACCAGCAGCCCCTCCTCCTTGGCGAGCCGGCGGGTCATCTGGAAGGAGTCCTTGTCGGACACGGCCACGATCTCGTCGGCGACGGTCCGGTCGTAGGCGGTCGGCCAGAAGTCCTCACCGACGCCCTCGACGAGATACGGCCGTCCCGAACCGCCGGAGTACACGGACCCCTCCGGGTCGGCGCCGACGACCTTGACCTTGCCGTCGCTGGCGTCCTTCAGGTAGCGCCCGGTCCCGGAGATGGTGCCGCCGGTGCCCACACCCGTCACGAAGTGGGTGATCCGGCCCTCCGTCTGCTCCCACAGCTCGGGGCCGGTGGAGTGGTAGTGGGAGAGCGGGTTGTTGGGGTTGGAGTACTGGTCGGGCTTCCACGCGCCCGGCGTCTCACGGACGAGCCGGTCGGAGACGTTGTAGTAGGAGTCCGGGTGCTCGGGGTCCACGGCGGTGGGGCAGACGACGACCTCGGCGCCGTAGGCGCGCAGCACGTTGATCTTGTCGGTGCTCACCTTGTCGGGGCACACGAAGATGCACTTGTACCCCTTCTGCTGGGCCACGATCGCGAGCCCCACGCCGGTGTTCCCGCTGGTCGGCTCGACGATGGTGCCGCCCGGCTTCAGCGCGCCGCTGTCCTCGGCCGCCTCGATCATGCGCAGGGCGATGCGGTCCTTCACGCTGCCGCCGGGGTTGAAGTACTCCACCTTGGCCAGGACGGTGGCCCTGATGCCCTTGGTCACGCTGTTGAGCCTCACCAGCGGGGTGTTGCCGACGAGGCTGATCATCGAGTCGTGGAATTGCACCGTTGTCTCCGGATGCTTGCAAAAGAAGTGGTCGTGATTGTTCCGCCAGCCTATGGCCTGTAAGGGGTGCGCGGCGGCCGTTCACTCGCCGTTGAGATTGGGCGACGGTCCGTACGGGGCAAGGAGTGGATGTACGGACTCGAGGAGGTGGCGGCGACGCATGACGAGCATGTCGAGGGCACGGGTGGCCCGGCGGATCGCGGCCGGTGCCGCGTACGGCGGTGGCGGGGTCGGATTGGCGGGCGCGGCGGCCATGGGCCTGCTGCTGGCGGAGGTACGGCTGGCGAGGCGCCAGGTGGGCAACGGCAGCACACCGCACGTCCCCCATTCAGAGGGCCGTTACGGCCATGTCTACGCCGTCCCCGACGAACCTCCCCTGCGCATGGTGATGCTGGGCGACTCCACCGCGGCGGGCCAGGGCGTGCACCGGTCCGGCCAGACGCCGGCCGCGCTGCTGGCGTCGGGACTCGCGGCCGTGGCCGAACGCCCGGTGGAGCTGCGCAACGTCGCCCTGCCCGGGGCCCGCTCCGACGATCTGGACCGCCAGGTCGCCCTGACCCTGGCGGATCCCGCCCGGGTGCCCGACGTCTGCGTGATCATGATCGGCGCGAACGACGTCACCCACCGGATGCCGCCGACCCGCTCGGTGCGGTACCTGTCGGCCGCGGTA
Proteins encoded in this region:
- a CDS encoding cystathionine beta-synthase, encoding MQFHDSMISLVGNTPLVRLNSVTKGIRATVLAKVEYFNPGGSVKDRIALRMIEAAEDSGALKPGGTIVEPTSGNTGVGLAIVAQQKGYKCIFVCPDKVSTDKINVLRAYGAEVVVCPTAVDPEHPDSYYNVSDRLVRETPGAWKPDQYSNPNNPLSHYHSTGPELWEQTEGRITHFVTGVGTGGTISGTGRYLKDASDGKVKVVGADPEGSVYSGGSGRPYLVEGVGEDFWPTAYDRTVADEIVAVSDKDSFQMTRRLAKEEGLLVGGSCGMAVVAALEVASRLGEDDVVVVLLPDSGRGYLSKIFNDEWMADYGFLEDEGPSARVADVLNDKVHGAIPSLVHMHPDETVGEAIEVLREYGVSQMPIVKPGAGHPDVMAAEVVGSVVERELLNALFAQQASLEDPLEKHMSPPLPQVGSGEPVGDLMSVLGAADAAIVLVEGKPTGVISRQDLLAFLAKGATGTK
- a CDS encoding ABC transporter substrate-binding protein, with amino-acid sequence MNRRTLLGGLFAVASVPALSACAGGITSLEGQGSSSGGGGSSKDGVTIGTANFTENQVLGYLYAAVLEKAGVKTTVRPNLGTREILIPALKGGDIDLLPEYQGALLHYLDPKATATEEGEMQNALAVALPAGLQILPYGMAEDSDAFVVTKETAARYGLTSLADLKKQNGKLVIGAAPEVKKRQVGVVGLKDVYGVEFKEFKSLDSSGPLVKGALKKGDVDVANLFTTDTDIQANDWVVLTDPKNLIPGQHVVPLIADRKADSTVRKALARLGNVLTTAQLTELNRQVDKDKKDPEDVANAYAKQHGLA